Within the Vanessa cardui chromosome 6, ilVanCard2.1, whole genome shotgun sequence genome, the region CGGCATGATGGAAAGCCTGAAATAGTTTATGTTGGTCATGGACACGAAGGTCATGGGCATGATGGTCATGGACACGACGGTCATGGACATGGCTATGGACATGGACACGGCCACGGCCACGCCATCGACTACTATGTAAGTATTTGACTTGGAATAAGAGATAATTAAgacaatgaattataataaatcattaatacgtatctttaatttcttattttaataaagaaatatatagataaattactaatatatttctGACGGTAAAACTGCTACTTATTCCTTTACCGATTCTtttcgatagaatctacatccAGAACCGGCATTAACTTTACTAAGCAGTTCATCTAAAGCGTCgattcaaaattaaacaaagtacaattttattttaagcattgtttaaagaaaagtataattgttataatttgttttcagGCTTACCCCAAATACGACTTTGCATACAAAGTTGAGGACCACCATACCGGCGACATCAAGTCTCAACACGAGAGCCGCGACGGTGATGTCGTAAAGGGCTACTACGCCTTACACCAGCCCGATGGCTCTGAGAGGGAGGTGCATTACCACGGCGACAAGCATACCGGGTAAATATTATCTACTTAGACTTTATACTGACCTATGCTATATTACTTCCcagctataaaaaatatcaattatattgattgaatttggaaatttaacaatcaaaacacttcttttaattttataaaataacgtatcgttattattagattttatcattattacattatagacttattataaaaaatgattataagtAGATCCTAATAAAGATAGCTAATTCTTTTTACTGGCAAATATTATGCtgttcatatattatacttacaaaCCTTCATatgatgtaaatattaatttatatattttttttacagtttccACGCTGATGTGAAATACGACGTGCATCACATCGCCCCTAAACATTACCACCATGACTGAATATTTGTTAGCCAAATATGAAAACTTGTTATCCCAACGTCTTGGGCGTAttgttgattaatattttatatattttatacgaataAAAGAACATCATCCTATTCATAACTTTTCTTTCATCACCTTTTGCGATATTCGTGATAGAATTAtggaattacaattttaaaagaagtttatatatgtatgaacttgtGCGACATAATTGATacaatgaattgttatttaaacaatatgtttactacatataattaataaaaagttagtAACTGAAAATTTCAATTCGTgttgtttcaaattttaatggaaatgctgttgaaatttaatttctatagaTATATCAAATCACTAGAAATTCAGAAAAAAAAGTCCATCACAGCCAGTCTCGA harbors:
- the LOC124530630 gene encoding zinc transporter zipt-7.2-like, translating into MYSKVFCLAALIAAVVAHEHGHAYSSQHISRHDGKPEIVYVGHGHEGHGHDGHGHDGHGHGYGHGHGHGHAIDYYAYPKYDFAYKVEDHHTGDIKSQHESRDGDVVKGYYALHQPDGSEREVHYHGDKHTGFHADVKYDVHHIAPKHYHHD